A single window of Selenomonas sputigena DNA harbors:
- a CDS encoding YDG domain-containing protein, protein MTFDGLTLTGTGAGNYVLNSPTLTGIGTIMRRALTLGAVAAQSKTYDGMTLADASKFHAALNNAVAGDSVTAAATGAAYNDKNVAGASRINYTGVDLAGADAGNYTLAATAAQGTGTITHRELTLTAAPHSIVQGEPLPSFTGRAEGFVDGEDASVFGADGLTFESTVTNTETPGSYGVTGRIGGVTDGVLGNYRIRQAAGNATAFTIHAAALPGGLLAALVQDAAPRFDFGFGDTVYLYGTARPIRAATLGLYRFDAEDDLEIQGLRL, encoded by the coding sequence GTGACCTTTGACGGGCTGACGCTCACGGGCACGGGCGCGGGGAACTATGTGCTGAATAGCCCCACGCTCACGGGCATAGGCACGATCATGCGGCGTGCGCTGACGCTCGGCGCAGTCGCGGCGCAGAGCAAGACCTACGACGGCATGACCTTGGCAGACGCATCGAAGTTCCACGCGGCACTGAACAATGCCGTCGCGGGCGACAGCGTAACAGCCGCCGCCACAGGTGCAGCCTACAACGATAAGAACGTCGCCGGAGCAAGCAGGATCAACTATACGGGTGTCGACCTCGCGGGTGCGGATGCGGGGAATTACACGCTCGCCGCGACCGCTGCGCAGGGGACGGGCACAATCACGCACCGTGAGCTGACCCTCACCGCCGCACCGCACAGCATCGTGCAGGGAGAGCCGCTGCCATCCTTCACGGGACGTGCGGAAGGCTTCGTCGACGGTGAAGACGCATCCGTATTCGGTGCAGACGGCTTGACGTTTGAGAGCACAGTGACGAATACCGAAACGCCCGGCAGCTACGGCGTCACAGGGCGCATCGGTGGCGTCACAGACGGCGTTCTCGGCAACTACCGCATCCGACAGGCGGCGGGCAACGCGACTGCCTTCACCATCCATGCCGCAGCACTGCCGGGCGGACTCCTCGCCGCGCTCGTGCAGGACGCTGCGCCGCGCTTTGACTTCGGTTTCGGCGACACCGTCTACCTCTATGGCACCGCGCGTCCCATCCGCGCCGCAACGCTCGGACTCTACCGCTTCGATGCGGAAGATGACCTCGAAATTCAGGGCTTGCGTCTTTGA
- a CDS encoding YDG domain-containing protein, whose amino-acid sequence MKSISKKQLRCKLLCALVAGALAAPFAAPHAYALPIEGANAAANADAATIRTNGTAMNIVGKTDHNVLRWEDFSVDKDEIVRFDGGAQTRDYLNLVTGEGASNIYGTIEGGRNVYLVNPHGILFAEGSQVNTGALYLSTANHADIAAATNTFKADGTSPLSATAQTGDVLNLGAVKAAKLYIEGNNVTVLNTDAVTDVHGTALTGNAVTIRSAEAPHIGYDVGNKITKNIKVGSTPTPYQVSDYASTAADHRKASAESRGWVVQYLNGEPHADYDYMRVHDVYELQHIEANLRGRYMLANDINASETSGWNHIGYHDPEGFMPIGGNGSSGPQFKGRFDGVGHRIEHLHINRQEADEDSYIGLFGNINGAMIENLFIKDGYVRGYTHVGGIVGAAEGTLIRNVSFSGTLSGSDYFGGIVGTAKYGMICNAYNAGKVDAGTYVGGIVGAGERVTLQNVWNAGEIRGRGDGRDAFIGGIAGAMKNSTVQNALHTGTVARDGQPSQDEAQTVAGIVGQADGTSVSHAVWKAGSVTQGCSPTFIAHAVGESKNGTEEVDVAKHSLEDMKKAATYTDWKDENGNALVATEGGKGTPWRIYDGKTTPMLTALMKGTKRLEKTYDGKTFGDGDAHILSDTALEKNVGTRDASGIYSDAFGYDLIGSTYRIAPRVLTMSGVASQTKTYDGNTNADATQFSATLNNVVTGEESLVTATATGAAYNSKDVATANKVNYALALSGTGAGNYTLAATTVQGAGTISRRALTLGTVAAQTKTYDGTTAADAGKFRAALTNAIAGDSVAATATGAAYNSKDVAGANTVNYTGVALGGADAGNYSLDAVAQGTGTITRRALTFDAVAAQTKTYDGNMNADAAQFSATLGNIVAGEENSVSATAAGATYNDKNVAGANKVSYTGVALGGTGAGNYSIADTAQGKGTITKRALTLGTVTAQTKIYDGTTAADAGKFSAALTNAIAGDSVAATATGAAYNSKNVAAASTIGYTGVALSGADAGNYSLAATTAQGAGTITARELTLGTVASQSKTYDGTRAADASKFSAALGNAIAGDSVTATATGAAYNDHNVAAARTIDYTGVSLGGSDAGNYSLAATAAQGEGRITPKELNLALTGGARFDKTYDGTANVAQTLAKGTNYSLTGFVTGEGADIELSAVTGKYADKNAARDKAVTFDGLTLTGTGAGNYVLNSPTLTGIGTIMRRALTLGAVAAQSKTYDGMT is encoded by the coding sequence ATGAAATCAATATCGAAGAAGCAGCTGCGCTGCAAACTCCTCTGTGCCCTCGTTGCGGGCGCACTCGCCGCCCCCTTTGCCGCACCGCACGCGTATGCGCTGCCCATCGAGGGCGCGAACGCCGCGGCGAACGCGGACGCGGCGACGATTAGAACGAACGGCACAGCCATGAACATCGTGGGCAAGACCGACCACAATGTGCTCCGCTGGGAGGACTTCTCCGTCGATAAGGACGAGATAGTACGCTTCGACGGCGGCGCACAGACACGCGACTATCTGAACCTCGTCACGGGCGAGGGCGCGTCGAACATCTACGGCACGATCGAGGGCGGCAGGAACGTCTACCTCGTCAATCCGCACGGCATTCTCTTCGCCGAGGGCTCGCAGGTCAATACGGGCGCACTCTACCTCTCGACGGCGAACCACGCTGACATTGCCGCAGCGACGAATACATTCAAGGCAGACGGCACGAGTCCGCTCTCCGCGACCGCACAGACGGGCGATGTGCTGAACCTTGGCGCGGTAAAGGCGGCGAAACTTTACATCGAGGGCAATAACGTCACCGTCCTGAATACCGATGCTGTGACGGATGTGCACGGCACGGCGCTCACGGGCAACGCGGTCACCATCCGCAGCGCGGAAGCGCCGCATATCGGCTACGATGTCGGGAATAAGATAACGAAGAACATCAAGGTGGGCAGCACCCCGACGCCGTATCAGGTCTCCGACTATGCGAGCACGGCTGCCGACCATCGCAAGGCATCTGCAGAATCGCGCGGATGGGTTGTTCAGTACCTCAACGGCGAGCCTCATGCAGACTATGACTATATGCGCGTGCACGATGTCTACGAACTGCAGCATATCGAGGCGAATCTGCGCGGCAGATATATGCTCGCGAACGACATCAACGCGAGCGAAACAAGTGGATGGAATCACATAGGATACCACGACCCGGAGGGATTCATGCCGATTGGCGGCAATGGCAGCAGCGGTCCTCAGTTTAAAGGACGATTCGACGGCGTCGGACACAGGATAGAGCATCTTCACATCAATCGACAGGAGGCTGACGAAGACAGCTATATCGGGCTGTTTGGCAATATCAACGGGGCGATGATCGAGAATCTCTTCATCAAGGACGGCTATGTGAGGGGGTATACTCATGTCGGCGGCATTGTGGGTGCTGCAGAGGGGACTCTCATTCGGAATGTCTCCTTTAGCGGCACGCTCAGTGGATCGGATTATTTCGGCGGCATTGTGGGGACGGCGAAGTACGGCATGATCTGCAATGCCTACAATGCAGGGAAAGTCGATGCGGGCACGTATGTCGGCGGTATTGTGGGCGCGGGGGAGCGCGTTACCCTTCAGAATGTCTGGAATGCAGGCGAGATCCGAGGCCGTGGAGATGGGCGCGATGCGTTCATCGGCGGCATTGCGGGAGCCATGAAGAACAGCACCGTGCAGAACGCCCTGCATACGGGAACTGTGGCGCGAGATGGTCAGCCGAGTCAGGATGAAGCCCAGACCGTTGCCGGCATTGTGGGACAGGCGGACGGCACCTCGGTCAGCCATGCCGTATGGAAGGCGGGCAGTGTAACGCAGGGTTGTTCGCCGACTTTTATCGCCCACGCGGTCGGCGAATCGAAAAATGGCACAGAAGAGGTTGACGTCGCAAAGCACAGTCTGGAGGATATGAAGAAGGCGGCGACATACACGGACTGGAAGGACGAGAACGGCAATGCTCTCGTTGCGACCGAGGGCGGCAAGGGCACGCCGTGGCGCATCTACGACGGCAAGACCACGCCCATGCTCACGGCTCTGATGAAGGGCACGAAGCGACTTGAGAAGACCTACGACGGCAAAACATTCGGGGACGGGGACGCGCACATCCTTTCGGATACTGCCCTTGAGAAGAATGTCGGTACACGCGATGCGAGCGGCATCTACAGTGATGCGTTCGGCTATGACCTCATCGGCAGCACATACAGGATTGCGCCGCGCGTGCTGACCATGAGCGGCGTCGCGTCGCAGACGAAGACCTACGACGGCAATACGAACGCTGACGCCACGCAGTTCAGCGCGACGCTGAATAACGTCGTCACGGGCGAGGAGAGCCTTGTCACGGCGACCGCCACAGGCGCGGCATACAACAGCAAGGATGTTGCGACGGCAAATAAAGTCAACTACGCGCTTGCACTCAGTGGTACGGGCGCGGGGAACTACACGCTCGCCGCGACCACCGTGCAGGGGGCGGGCACAATCTCTCGCCGTGCGCTGACCCTCGGCACAGTCGCGGCGCAGACGAAGACCTACGACGGCACGACAGCTGCAGACGCAGGGAAGTTCCGCGCGGCACTCACCAATGCCATCGCGGGCGACAGCGTGGCGGCGACCGCCACGGGCGCGGCGTACAACAGCAAGGATGTCGCGGGGGCAAATACGGTCAATTACACGGGCGTCGCGCTCGGAGGAGCGGATGCGGGGAACTACAGTCTCGACGCAGTAGCACAGGGCACGGGTACGATTACGCGCCGTGCGCTGACATTTGACGCAGTCGCGGCACAGACGAAGACCTACGACGGCAATATGAACGCAGACGCCGCACAGTTCAGCGCGACGCTCGGCAATATCGTCGCGGGCGAGGAGAACAGCGTGTCGGCGACCGCTGCGGGCGCGACGTACAACGACAAGAACGTCGCCGGGGCAAATAAGGTGAGCTACACGGGAGTCGCGCTCGGAGGTACAGGCGCGGGGAACTACAGTATCGCCGACACCGCGCAGGGCAAAGGCACAATCACGAAGCGTGCATTGACCCTTGGTACAGTCACAGCACAGACAAAGATCTACGACGGCACGACTGCGGCAGACGCAGGGAAGTTCAGCGCGGCACTCACCAATGCCATCGCGGGCGACAGCGTGGCGGCGACCGCCACGGGTGCGGCGTACAACAGCAAGAATGTCGCGGCGGCAAGCACCATTGGCTACACAGGTGTCGCCCTCTCAGGTGCGGATGCGGGGAATTACAGTCTTGCTGCGACGACGGCGCAGGGAGCGGGCACGATCACGGCGCGTGAGCTGACCCTTGGCACAGTCGCGTCGCAGAGTAAGACCTACGACGGTACGAGAGCCGCAGACGCATCGAAGTTCAGTGCGGCACTCGGCAATGCCATCGCGGGAGACAGTGTAACGGCGACCGCCACGGGCGCGGCGTACAATGACCATAACGTCGCTGCGGCAAGAACCATTGACTACACGGGTGTCTCACTCGGAGGTTCGGATGCAGGGAATTACAGTCTCGCCGCCACAGCAGCGCAGGGTGAGGGCAGGATAACGCCGAAGGAGCTGAATCTCGCGCTCACGGGCGGCGCACGCTTTGACAAGACGTATGACGGCACGGCAAACGTCGCGCAGACGCTCGCAAAGGGGACGAACTATAGTCTCACAGGCTTTGTCACGGGCGAGGGCGCGGACATCGAACTCTCTGCCGTCACAGGAAAATACGCCGACAAGAACGCCGCCAGAGATAAAGCCGTGACCTTTGACGGGCTGACGCTCACGGGCACGGGCGCGGGGAACTATGTGCTGAATAGCCCCACGCTCACGGGCATAGGCACGATCATGCGGCGTGCGCTGACGCTCGGCGCAGTCGCGGCGCAGAGCAAGACCTACGACGGCATGACC
- a CDS encoding autotransporter outer membrane beta-barrel domain-containing protein: MGAADYTMRAGSLPGAHIANDAVTTLVGRIGTQIGCEDEHGTVYLKLGYLREFKGDLHMRAQYGSTSIDRSYTARDSYFEYGLGFTRRVGRADIYGELSRTAGADAISEKWKANLGVRVEF, from the coding sequence ATCGGCGCGGCAGACTACACGATGCGTGCAGGTTCTTTGCCGGGGGCTCACATCGCAAACGATGCCGTCACCACACTCGTCGGGCGCATTGGCACACAGATTGGCTGCGAGGACGAGCACGGCACGGTCTATCTGAAACTCGGCTATCTGCGCGAGTTCAAGGGCGATCTCCACATGCGGGCGCAGTATGGATCGACCTCCATTGACCGCAGCTACACGGCACGGGACAGCTATTTTGAGTATGGACTGGGCTTTACACGGCGCGTCGGCAGAGCGGACATCTACGGTGAGCTCAGCCGTACGGCGGGCGCGGATGCCATCAGCGAGAAGTGGAAGGCGAATCTCGGCGTGCGCGTCGAGTTCTAA
- a CDS encoding YDG domain-containing protein — MKYHHAKQLYRAVACALFAGIVAAPFAAQTAYALPIEGTNAATNKTEADISTSGAVMDIVGKTDHNILKWEDFSIEQNEKVRFDGGNQERDYLNLVTGEGASNIYGTIEGGRNIYLVNPHGILFAKGSEVNTGALYLSTAKPDDIATATNTFKTNGTSPLSATVQTGDVLNLGTVKAAKLYIEGKNVKVLNTDAVTDANGTALTGANVTIRSAQTPHIGYDVGHKTTENIDVNGAATPYQVFDYASTNADHHKASAKSRGWDVANLGGTPHTDYDLMRVHDVYDLQNINAKRDGRYILAGNIDAGVTNTWNRTVYGIEGFLPIGENYATQFTGRFDGAGYTLRGLYINRPNENTQGLFGYTVGARIENLSLVDGNVEGHDSVGGIVGYAQDTVIRNVSYAGRVNGNQIVGGIVGCAWGGSIQNAWNAGAVSGTGHSAGGIVGYAREAAKIQNVCNTGAITGNERVGGIVGAIADSTLQNAWSTGPVTGNQQVGGIVGAMENITLRYVWNTGTVAGSQKVGGIVGEADGGTVRHAVSKTGSAGQAVGSSISGADVTTDVKVAAEADMKLAATYTDWQDEHGNAVVATEGGKGTPWRIYNGHTMPLLTALMKGTKRLEKVYDGNVFTTTDPHITLVHTGKDVGTYDAYSDQFGYNLIGGAIIKPRALTISAVAAQSKTYDGTRDADAAQFHATLGNIVAGEEGSVTATATGAAYNDKNVAGANKVSYTGVALGGTGAGNYSLAATTAQGAGSITAKQLNLALTGGARFDKTYDGNANVTQTLTKGGNYTLSNFVNGEGAGLALASVTGTYADKNAGTGKTVTFSGLTLTGAGAGNYSLSTTTLTATGNIARKTLTLEGTAGTQFTKTYDGNVNVTQNLARGTNYRLAGVVEGEGTDIVALNESAAQGAYATKDAQAAGTQQNVTFTNFALTGSGAANYTLAASKTFENAGRITPRELNLALTGGARFDKTYDGNANVTQSLTKGTNYSLTGFVTGEGADIELSAVTGKYADKNAARDKAVTFDGLTLTGTGAGNYVLNSPTLTGIGTIMRRALTLGAVAAQSKTYDGTTAADASKFGAVLNNAVAGDNVTAAATGAAYNDKNVAAAATIDYTGVGLAGADAGNYTLAATAAQGAGSITPRDLTLTADAQSIVQGEALPSFTGHAEGFADGEDERVFGTDGITFGTTLTNTDTPGSYGVTGRIGSTSDGVLGNYRIRQAAGNANAFTIYVADLPGGILASLVQDAAPRFDMGFGQEVYVFGLPRPIPTATLGIYRFDAERAFEIQGLRL; from the coding sequence ATGAAATATCATCATGCAAAGCAGCTGTATCGCGCCGTCGCCTGTGCCCTTTTCGCAGGCATCGTTGCCGCGCCCTTTGCCGCGCAGACGGCGTATGCTCTCCCCATCGAGGGCACGAACGCAGCGACGAACAAGACCGAGGCAGATATCTCCACGAGCGGCGCGGTCATGGACATCGTGGGCAAGACCGATCACAATATCCTCAAATGGGAGGACTTCTCCATCGAGCAGAACGAGAAGGTGCGCTTCGACGGCGGCAATCAGGAGCGCGACTATCTGAACCTCGTCACGGGCGAGGGCGCGTCGAACATCTACGGCACGATCGAGGGCGGCAGGAACATCTACCTCGTGAACCCGCACGGCATCCTCTTCGCAAAAGGCTCTGAGGTCAATACGGGCGCACTCTACCTCTCGACGGCGAAGCCCGATGATATTGCCACAGCGACGAACACATTCAAGACAAACGGCACGAGTCCACTCTCCGCGACCGTGCAGACGGGCGATGTGCTGAACCTCGGCACGGTAAAGGCGGCGAAACTCTACATCGAGGGCAAGAATGTCAAAGTCCTCAACACGGATGCTGTGACGGACGCAAACGGCACGGCACTCACGGGGGCGAACGTCACGATTCGCAGCGCACAGACGCCGCATATCGGCTACGATGTCGGGCATAAAACGACGGAGAATATCGACGTGAACGGCGCAGCGACGCCGTATCAGGTTTTCGACTACGCGAGCACGAATGCCGACCATCACAAGGCATCTGCAAAATCACGCGGATGGGATGTAGCGAACCTCGGCGGCACGCCGCATACGGACTATGACCTTATGCGCGTGCACGACGTCTACGACCTGCAGAATATCAATGCGAAACGGGACGGCAGATACATCCTCGCCGGCAACATCGACGCAGGTGTCACAAATACATGGAATCGTACTGTGTATGGCATAGAGGGCTTCCTTCCGATTGGAGAAAATTATGCCACGCAATTTACGGGACGATTCGACGGCGCGGGCTACACGCTGCGGGGGCTGTATATCAATCGTCCGAATGAGAATACTCAAGGGCTGTTTGGCTACACCGTCGGGGCACGCATTGAGAATCTCTCCCTTGTGGACGGCAATGTGGAGGGGCACGACTCGGTCGGCGGCATTGTGGGATATGCACAGGACACTGTGATTCGGAACGTTTCATACGCCGGCAGGGTCAATGGAAATCAGATCGTCGGCGGCATTGTGGGATGTGCGTGGGGCGGCAGCATTCAGAATGCATGGAATGCGGGCGCAGTCAGCGGGACAGGTCATAGCGCCGGCGGTATTGTGGGATATGCACGTGAGGCTGCTAAGATTCAGAATGTCTGCAATACGGGCGCGATCACAGGGAATGAGAGAGTCGGCGGCATTGTGGGGGCGATAGCGGACAGTACCCTTCAGAATGCATGGAGTACGGGGCCGGTCACAGGGAATCAGCAGGTCGGCGGCATTGTGGGGGCGATGGAGAACATCACCCTTCGGTATGTATGGAATACGGGGACGGTCGCAGGGAGTCAGAAGGTCGGCGGCATTGTGGGAGAGGCGGACGGCGGTACCGTTCGCCATGCCGTATCGAAGACGGGCAGTGCAGGGCAGGCAGTCGGCTCATCCATCAGTGGGGCTGACGTGACGACGGATGTCAAGGTCGCTGCCGAGGCGGATATGAAGCTGGCGGCGACATACACGGACTGGCAGGACGAGCACGGCAACGCCGTCGTTGCCACCGAGGGCGGCAAGGGCACGCCGTGGCGCATCTACAACGGACATACGATGCCCCTCCTCACGGCACTGATGAAGGGCACGAAGCGCCTTGAGAAAGTCTACGACGGCAATGTCTTTACGACAACGGACCCGCACATCACCCTCGTCCATACGGGGAAGGATGTCGGCACATACGATGCCTACAGTGACCAGTTTGGCTATAACCTCATCGGCGGCGCGATCATTAAGCCGCGCGCATTGACGATTAGCGCAGTTGCGGCACAGAGTAAGACCTACGACGGCACGCGCGACGCAGACGCCGCGCAGTTCCACGCGACGCTCGGCAATATCGTCGCAGGCGAGGAAGGCAGCGTAACGGCGACCGCCACGGGCGCGGCGTACAACGACAAGAACGTCGCTGGGGCAAATAAAGTGAGCTACACGGGAGTCGCGCTCGGAGGTACAGGCGCGGGGAACTACAGTCTCGCCGCGACGACAGCGCAGGGGGCGGGCAGTATCACGGCGAAGCAGCTGAATCTCGCACTGACGGGCGGCGCACGCTTTGACAAGACGTATGACGGGAATGCAAACGTCACGCAGACGCTCACGAAGGGCGGGAACTATACGCTCTCGAATTTCGTCAACGGCGAGGGCGCAGGGCTTGCACTTGCATCCGTGACGGGCACGTATGCGGACAAGAACGCGGGTACGGGCAAAACCGTGACCTTTAGCGGGCTGACGCTCACGGGTGCGGGCGCGGGGAACTATTCCCTCTCTACGACCACCCTCACGGCAACGGGCAACATCGCAAGGAAGACGCTGACGCTCGAAGGGACGGCGGGCACGCAGTTCACCAAGACATACGACGGCAACGTGAACGTCACGCAGAACCTCGCGCGCGGTACGAACTATCGGCTTGCGGGCGTGGTCGAGGGCGAGGGCACGGACATTGTCGCGCTGAACGAATCCGCCGCACAGGGCGCATACGCGACGAAGGATGCACAGGCGGCGGGCACGCAGCAGAACGTCACCTTTACAAATTTCGCGCTTACGGGTTCGGGCGCGGCGAACTATACGCTTGCGGCGAGCAAGACCTTTGAGAATGCGGGCAGGATTACGCCGAGGGAGCTGAATCTCGCGCTCACGGGTGGCGCACGCTTTGACAAGACGTACGATGGGAATGCGAACGTCACGCAGTCGCTCACAAAGGGGACGAACTATAGTCTCACAGGCTTTGTGACGGGCGAGGGCGCGGACATCGAACTCTCTGCCGTCACAGGAAAATACGCCGACAAGAACGCCGCCAGAGATAAAGCCGTGACCTTTGACGGGCTGACGCTCACGGGCACGGGCGCGGGGAACTATGTGCTGAATAGCCCCACGCTCACGGGCATAGGCACGATCATGCGGCGTGCGCTGACGCTCGGCGCAGTCGCGGCGCAGAGCAAGACCTACGACGGCACGACCGCCGCAGACGCTTCGAAGTTCGGCGCGGTGCTGAACAATGCCGTCGCGGGTGACAATGTAACGGCAGCCGCCACGGGTGCGGCATACAACGACAAGAATGTCGCTGCGGCAGCCACCATTGACTACACGGGTGTCGGTCTCGCGGGGGCGGATGCGGGGAATTACACGCTCGCCGCGACCGCCGCGCAGGGAGCGGGCAGTATCACGCCGCGCGATCTCACGCTCACCGCCGACGCGCAGAGCATTGTGCAGGGCGAGGCGCTGCCCTCCTTTACGGGACATGCGGAGGGCTTCGCGGACGGCGAGGACGAGCGCGTATTCGGTACGGACGGCATCACATTTGGCACGACGCTGACGAATACCGACACGCCGGGCAGCTATGGCGTTACGGGACGCATCGGCAGCACGAGCGACGGCGTGCTCGGCAACTATCGGATTCGACAGGCGGCGGGCAACGCGAACGCCTTCACCATCTACGTCGCAGACCTGCCGGGCGGTATACTCGCCTCGCTCGTACAGGATGCCGCGCCGCGCTTTGATATGGGCTTCGGGCAGGAGGTCTATGTATTCGGCTTGCCGCGTCCCATCCCCACGGCAACGCTCGGCATCTATCGCTTCGATGCGGAACGTGCCTTCGAAATTCAGGGCTTGCGTCTTTGA
- a CDS encoding ShlB/FhaC/HecB family hemolysin secretion/activation protein, producing MKAKHSHLKLALPLAAALLLPGTAFAATNLQPSDARLPEKAQENALESRLPNHAGGGKAMMPFRLSRIDVEQDGTQLSTKALDERIASYLRRPISEADVNDLLAELTQYARSHGYPAASAYLPAQSNADGTLTIRILAGRYGKITVENSAAISDAKIERLAHALKEGAPIEGKSLETALYNISALGGIEAAGLLSAGTTFGTGDLTIRVKDGKRQSYVLYSENYGSEPSGRYRFGLQGSLENLTKSGDRLNLGLTLSNKDLHNYSISYSHPVGADGTTLGIGVSRMDYELSGAFRRLGAEGTADTLSLFGTTPLWRTAQSSLAVTYGWDWRRLKDEYKKIGMELEKHSSTFHLGIKGAERQYRTSWSYDLTGYCGHLGADSDWARRQMKRAGTEGSFTKAVLNLNLRHEISDRWNISLKAQAQKAGTNLDSSEEIYLGGANGVRAYPQGEASGDNGYLGSIELSYRTDVPNLALSTYFDMGRVQYANDGKDGSETLKGWGIGVTYSRPGDYFLRLDWARRIGLANNASDDAKAKNRLWFMVGKVW from the coding sequence ATGAAAGCAAAACACTCGCACCTCAAACTTGCGCTGCCCCTTGCGGCGGCGCTTCTCCTGCCGGGCACAGCCTTCGCCGCGACGAACCTGCAGCCATCCGATGCGCGCCTGCCTGAAAAGGCGCAGGAAAACGCGCTCGAAAGCCGCCTGCCGAACCATGCAGGCGGCGGCAAGGCGATGATGCCTTTTCGCCTCTCGCGCATCGACGTCGAGCAGGACGGCACGCAGCTCTCCACCAAGGCTCTCGACGAAAGAATCGCGTCCTACCTTCGCCGCCCGATTTCTGAAGCCGATGTCAACGACCTGCTCGCCGAACTCACGCAATATGCACGCAGCCACGGCTACCCTGCGGCATCCGCCTACCTGCCGGCACAGTCGAATGCGGACGGCACGCTCACCATCCGCATCCTCGCCGGACGCTATGGCAAAATCACCGTTGAAAACAGCGCCGCCATCAGCGACGCGAAAATCGAGCGGCTCGCCCATGCACTCAAAGAAGGCGCACCCATCGAAGGCAAGTCCTTGGAAACCGCCCTATACAACATCTCCGCCCTCGGCGGCATCGAAGCGGCAGGGCTTCTCTCGGCGGGCACAACCTTCGGCACGGGCGACCTCACGATCCGCGTCAAGGACGGCAAACGCCAGAGCTATGTCCTCTACAGCGAGAACTACGGCAGCGAACCCTCGGGCCGCTACCGCTTCGGTCTGCAGGGGAGCTTGGAAAACCTCACGAAGAGCGGCGACCGCCTGAACCTGGGGCTGACCCTCTCCAACAAAGACCTGCACAACTACAGTATCAGCTACAGCCACCCCGTCGGCGCCGACGGCACCACGCTCGGCATTGGCGTCAGCCGCATGGACTACGAGCTGTCGGGAGCTTTCCGCCGTCTCGGTGCAGAAGGCACGGCGGACACCTTGAGCCTCTTCGGCACGACGCCCCTTTGGCGCACGGCGCAAAGCTCGCTCGCCGTCACCTACGGCTGGGACTGGCGCAGGCTCAAGGACGAGTACAAGAAGATCGGCATGGAGCTTGAAAAGCACAGCAGCACCTTCCATCTCGGCATCAAAGGGGCAGAGCGTCAATATCGCACCTCGTGGAGCTACGACCTCACGGGCTACTGCGGACATCTCGGCGCGGACTCTGACTGGGCGCGTCGGCAGATGAAGCGTGCGGGTACGGAAGGCAGCTTCACGAAAGCCGTGCTGAACCTCAACCTGCGCCACGAGATCAGCGACCGCTGGAACATCAGCCTCAAGGCGCAGGCGCAGAAAGCCGGAACGAACCTCGACAGCTCGGAAGAAATCTACCTCGGCGGAGCGAACGGCGTACGCGCCTATCCGCAGGGCGAAGCCTCGGGCGACAACGGCTATTTGGGCAGCATTGAGCTTTCGTACCGTACGGACGTGCCGAATCTCGCCCTCAGCACCTACTTCGACATGGGTCGCGTGCAGTACGCCAACGATGGAAAAGACGGCAGCGAAACCCTCAAAGGCTGGGGCATCGGCGTCACCTACAGCCGCCCCGGCGACTACTTCCTGCGCCTCGACTGGGCACGCCGCATCGGTCTCGCCAATAACGCGAGCGACGATGCCAAGGCAAAGAACCGCCTGTGGTTCATGGTCGGCAAGGTCTGGTAA